From Draconibacterium halophilum, one genomic window encodes:
- a CDS encoding ABC transporter permease yields the protein MIKLFFKTAIYHLRKDLFHSFLNIGGLSLGLVAFLYIATYTFHEISYDSFHSKADRIYRCVAHVKMGETAQNIPRSEIPLAAAAKNDFPEVEEAVRLYPLSEIITRYKEKKFVESEICYADAELFDVFDFKLLEGDHKTALLEPNSIILEKEVALKYFGDENPMGKSILLHSEKDPYVVTGILDKIPKNSNLQSNIYASFCTLQESKRMDSWGNFGNTYTYIVTKKGTNIEEFEVKFDASIRKYEDAMIQKEMGISLAEFESQGNLFIHKLQPLKDIHLNSTYAEELSTYGNKRFLFIFGITGIIILIIACFNFVNLTTSRASLRAKEIGVKKIIGSPRKSIIFQILIETFIQCLIALLLSILILLLILPFLNQFSGIIILPEYLLNPLTLITIIFIPLIITILAGSYPAFIITAFKPVDVLKRKFKEGNSKSLTRGGLVTLQFVVFIALVFCTLIIRRQINYLHSQNPGFEKENVLVVKNMGYLGNNRNSFKMELLKNPSVLSASYSSTLPSVDDNSGNIFCEQGSDKTHLMNRMQVDGDFQKTLGVQLKDGRFFSENVASEKDNAIINEAAARLLGWSDCTDKYIHDYNYEQDFKVVGIMKDFHMKSMRDETLPLVLKCSDASSFLSISVRSDNLPGMIKSLKLNWENFNKEAPFEYFFLDQSFNAQYKSEDRLVKVIGVFTLFAIMIACIGLLGLVSYAAIQKQKEIGIRKVNGAKISEILTMLNRDFVKWVVVAFVVAVPVSYYAMSKWLEGFAYRTSLSWWIFALAGLLALGIALLTVSFQSWKAATKNPVESLRYE from the coding sequence ATGATAAAACTATTTTTTAAAACAGCCATTTATCATTTGCGGAAAGATTTGTTCCACTCTTTTTTAAATATTGGTGGATTATCATTGGGACTGGTTGCATTTTTATACATCGCCACCTATACTTTTCATGAAATAAGTTACGATAGTTTTCACTCAAAAGCTGATCGGATTTACCGATGTGTTGCTCATGTAAAAATGGGCGAAACAGCTCAAAACATTCCAAGGTCTGAAATCCCTTTGGCTGCTGCCGCTAAAAACGATTTTCCAGAAGTAGAAGAGGCTGTAAGATTGTATCCTCTTTCTGAAATAATCACCCGGTATAAAGAGAAAAAATTTGTTGAAAGTGAAATATGTTATGCCGACGCTGAATTGTTTGATGTATTTGATTTTAAATTGCTTGAGGGAGATCATAAAACAGCACTCCTTGAACCCAACTCAATTATACTCGAAAAGGAGGTGGCTCTTAAATACTTTGGAGATGAAAACCCCATGGGCAAATCAATTTTACTACACAGTGAAAAAGATCCGTACGTGGTAACTGGCATTCTCGATAAAATCCCTAAAAACTCAAATTTACAAAGCAATATATATGCGTCGTTTTGTACGTTACAGGAAAGTAAGCGCATGGATTCCTGGGGTAATTTTGGCAATACCTATACTTACATTGTCACAAAAAAAGGCACCAATATTGAAGAATTTGAAGTAAAATTTGACGCATCAATACGAAAATACGAAGATGCCATGATACAAAAAGAAATGGGCATCTCTCTCGCCGAATTTGAAAGCCAGGGTAATTTATTCATTCATAAACTTCAACCCTTAAAAGACATACATCTTAATTCAACTTATGCCGAAGAGTTGTCAACCTATGGAAATAAGCGTTTCCTTTTCATATTCGGTATAACCGGAATAATAATACTAATTATCGCTTGTTTTAACTTTGTCAATCTCACTACTTCAAGAGCATCGTTAAGGGCAAAAGAAATTGGGGTGAAAAAAATTATAGGCTCACCACGGAAATCAATTATTTTTCAAATTCTTATCGAAACATTTATTCAGTGCCTGATTGCACTTCTCCTATCAATTCTAATTCTTTTGCTTATTCTTCCATTTCTTAATCAATTTTCGGGAATAATTATTCTGCCCGAATATTTACTAAATCCCTTAACACTAATAACCATCATTTTTATACCACTAATCATTACAATCTTAGCAGGTAGTTATCCTGCGTTCATTATCACGGCTTTTAAACCGGTTGATGTGTTAAAAAGGAAATTCAAAGAAGGAAATTCTAAATCGCTAACCAGAGGTGGATTGGTGACACTTCAATTTGTAGTATTTATTGCACTGGTATTTTGTACACTAATTATCCGACGACAAATTAATTATCTGCACTCACAGAACCCCGGATTCGAAAAAGAAAATGTATTGGTTGTTAAAAATATGGGGTATTTAGGGAACAATCGAAATAGTTTCAAGATGGAACTGCTTAAAAATCCATCTGTCCTTTCGGCGTCATATTCATCAACATTGCCCTCGGTTGATGATAATTCCGGCAACATATTTTGTGAACAGGGAAGTGACAAAACCCATTTAATGAACAGGATGCAAGTTGACGGTGATTTTCAGAAGACACTGGGGGTTCAACTAAAAGATGGCCGGTTTTTTTCCGAAAATGTGGCTTCGGAGAAAGACAATGCAATTATAAATGAAGCAGCAGCCAGGTTGCTGGGATGGAGCGATTGTACTGACAAATACATTCATGACTATAACTACGAACAGGATTTTAAGGTTGTTGGCATCATGAAAGATTTTCACATGAAGTCGATGCGGGATGAAACACTTCCCCTTGTTTTAAAATGTAGTGATGCAAGTAGTTTTCTTTCAATAAGTGTACGGTCGGATAATTTACCGGGAATGATAAAATCGCTAAAATTGAATTGGGAAAATTTTAACAAAGAAGCTCCATTTGAATACTTCTTTCTGGATCAGTCATTTAACGCTCAATACAAATCGGAAGACCGTTTGGTAAAAGTAATTGGTGTTTTTACCCTTTTTGCAATCATGATAGCTTGCATTGGTCTGCTAGGTTTGGTATCATATGCTGCAATCCAAAAACAAAAAGAAATAGGTATCCGCAAAGTCAATGGAGCCAAAATTTCTGAGATATTAACCATGCTAAACAGAGACTTTGTAAAATGGGTAGTCGTTGCATTTGTTGTTGCAGTTCCTGTTTCGTATTACGCTATGAGCAAATGGCTCGAAGGTTTCGCATATCGAACAAGTTTAAGCTGGTGGATTTTCGCTTTGGCAGGCTTGCTGGCTTTGGGAATTGCGTTGTTGACAGTTTCATTTCAATCGTGGAAAGCGGCTACTAAAAATCCTGTCGAGAGTTTGAGGTATGAATAG